A genome region from Acidimicrobiales bacterium includes the following:
- a CDS encoding alkaline phosphatase family protein produces MLQGTTALGATAVFSGLSRRAQAALAAPAPAHGQLSDIEHIVILMQENRAFDHYFGTLSGVIGFDDPDVPTDPITGRTAFEQLNPLPVGGLTVRPWPVDPRTSAAQCMADVDHLWQTQHLAVNNGSENLWVASHIPLDTVTGVGTDPRTLLDGGRRPMAYFNRKSLPFHYALADAFTICDRYFSSVRGPTTANRLYLMSASLDPDGVAGGPEVNNLKYPRAGFSWRTYPENLQAAGVDWWIYREPDDYDDNVVDYFVQYQDRRTELFRRGRSTVPAGQLANRIRHDVETGRLPQVSWIVGPKATTEHPDEMPAQGEDFIRQILEALTAKRSVWAKTLLILTYDENGGFFDHVPPPQPEPFTPGEYLTPRGLAMAPESFGIPGPIGLGPRVPTLLISPFTRGGYVCSKTFDHTSILRLLERRFGVEVPNLTEWRRDTCGDLTWAINFAGTPDTRVPTLPDTKARLAEARAQCAKLPPAAPPALGEHVPLPRQEPGRRPRPSGPVPRGRARARSGLHAT; encoded by the coding sequence GTGCTGCAAGGGACCACGGCCCTCGGCGCCACCGCGGTGTTCAGCGGCTTGTCGCGCCGAGCCCAAGCCGCCCTTGCCGCGCCCGCCCCGGCACATGGGCAGCTCTCCGACATCGAGCACATCGTGATCCTCATGCAGGAGAACCGGGCGTTCGACCACTACTTCGGCACCTTGTCCGGCGTGATCGGCTTCGACGACCCCGACGTGCCGACCGACCCGATCACCGGCCGCACCGCGTTCGAGCAACTCAACCCCCTCCCCGTCGGGGGTCTCACCGTGCGGCCGTGGCCCGTCGACCCGCGCACCAGCGCCGCGCAGTGCATGGCCGACGTCGACCACCTGTGGCAGACGCAGCATCTGGCCGTGAACAACGGCTCGGAGAACCTCTGGGTGGCGAGCCACATCCCGCTCGACACCGTCACCGGCGTGGGCACCGACCCGCGCACGCTGCTCGACGGCGGCCGGCGGCCCATGGCCTACTTCAACCGCAAGAGCCTCCCGTTCCACTACGCGCTGGCCGATGCGTTCACGATCTGCGACCGCTATTTCAGCTCGGTGCGGGGGCCGACCACGGCGAACCGTCTGTACTTGATGTCGGCATCGCTCGACCCCGACGGCGTCGCCGGCGGCCCGGAAGTCAACAACCTGAAGTACCCCCGAGCGGGGTTCAGCTGGCGGACGTACCCCGAGAACCTGCAGGCAGCCGGCGTCGACTGGTGGATCTACCGAGAGCCCGACGACTACGACGACAACGTGGTCGACTACTTCGTGCAGTACCAGGATCGTCGCACCGAGCTGTTCCGCCGCGGCCGCTCCACCGTGCCGGCCGGACAGCTCGCCAACCGCATCCGCCACGACGTCGAGACGGGCCGGTTGCCGCAGGTGTCGTGGATCGTCGGGCCCAAGGCCACCACCGAGCACCCCGACGAGATGCCCGCGCAGGGCGAGGACTTCATCCGCCAGATTCTCGAGGCGCTCACCGCTAAGCGCTCGGTGTGGGCCAAGACCTTGTTGATCCTGACGTACGACGAGAACGGCGGCTTCTTCGACCACGTGCCGCCGCCGCAACCGGAACCGTTCACGCCCGGCGAGTACCTCACGCCCCGAGGCCTGGCGATGGCCCCGGAATCGTTCGGGATCCCCGGGCCGATCGGCCTCGGCCCCCGCGTGCCCACGTTGTTGATCTCACCGTTCACACGGGGCGGCTACGTGTGCAGCAAGACGTTCGACCACACCTCGATCCTGCGGCTGCTCGAGCGGCGCTTCGGGGTCGAGGTCCCGAACCTCACCGAGTGGCGCCGCGACACGTGCGGCGACCTCACCTGGGCCATCAACTTCGCCGGCACGCCCGACACCAGGGTCCCGACGCTGCCCGACACCAAGGCCCGACTCGCGGAAGCGCGCGCCCAGTGCGCCAAGCTCCCACCCGCCGCGCCGCCGGCGCTCGGCGAGCACGTACCGCTCCCCCGCCAGGAGCCAGGCAGACGGCCGCGCCCGAGTGGGCCGGTGCCCCGTGGGCGCGCCCGTGCCCGCTCGGGCCTGCACGCGACCTGA